The window ACGTGAACCTCCAACATCCAGAAGCTGACAAATAACGTCCTTCATATTGTGGAAATTAACATAACACCAATGCCCCTAAAATCACCATTCTGCGATCGTGTGTCAAAATTCAAATTGCAAATGAAGTTATGTTGttgaatataaataatatatactGATTATGAAGAatagtaaataaaatattattagaAACGAAAGGGAGTTAACGTAAAGATAGGGTGTcaaattgaaaactatgtaaagTACAAGGACAAAATTTGTTATTCAATTAAACGGTTTCACATCATCAAATTAAATTTCAAATGGAACTTCCTTCTTTTAAGCAGAAATCGCGTGAAAGGCCAAGCCGCCTTTGTGTTCTTATTGTTCTTATTCTTCTATCGAAATCTGAAACCCCCTCTCTCAATAGTCAATTTTCAATCTTTTATTTCTACTCAAATATTCGTCGCCATCTTCTTCTTTACTACTCAATTTCGACTGAGGTCTTCTGAATCTTGGATAAAAAAAACAAGTTTCTGAGACCAATCAATCAAAAGTTTTGCGGAAAATGACTTGGATTTTCTCATTATTCAATGGGCCATCAGGGTTTTCAGCAAACTCTAAAGCTGAAGATGTTACCAATGGAATCGATGGAGCTGGCCTTACCGCCATTGTTACTGGTAATCTTCTTCTCTCTAGCTTTGCTTCTCTTAAATCGCCATTGTTACTGGTAATTTTCTTCTCTCTAGCTCTGTTTCTCTTAAATGTGTCAAAAGGTTAATGCTCGAAAAGTTCAAAGATTGGCTTTACACAGTGATTCTAGAAATTTCCTTTTTGCTTTCCCATTGTTAATTTATATCTCAAACGCGTTCTTGTGAAATTTCTTGTTATCAGTTCTGGACCATGTCAATCTTTCAATCTATATGATCGTTTAATTGGCTAATTGAATATCATAAAAAAGGGGGTTCTTTGAAATGGTTTCTATAGAATCAATTTGTGATCTGATCATGATTCTATTGCATATTTCATCTTACAAGTCAAACTTCTTACTGTAATTGAAGCTTTGTGGATGGTGATTGTGATTGCaaattttttggttatttttactTTATGAGTAgttcatcattttatttttaaaacgcGACTGCATAAAATAGAACTAGTTTTTTGACCAAaagatataaaaattatataaataataactAATATCACGAGGCcatttttttatgtttgattctatTCTTTAAGTGAAAATCGTATATGATGAGAACAAATAAAAAATGCAACTACTTTTCTTGCAACTTTTAACCATGACAGTTTCTTAAACCTATTAAATTCATGATGACAATTTttcaactatcttttaacaataAACTTTACAAATCATTAACATAACAAGActcttataatatatataaatcCACCAATTCCTTCTGTTATATCACTAATCTTGCAACAAATTTGTGAATATTTAGGAGCGTCAAGTGGTATTGGCTTAGAAACAGCCCGTGTTCTTGCCTTACGTGGGGTCCACGTGGTGATGCCAGTCAGAAACGTGgaacttggtcaaaaagtcaaagcAAGCATTTGTGAGAAAATCCCAAATGCCAAAATCGATGTAATGGAGTTAGATTTAAGCTCACAGGCATCTGTAAGGGATTTCGCATCTCAATACATTTCAAAGGAtcttcctttaaacatcctaatGTATAAAACCAATTCCTTCATCAAGATTTCAAGATTCCAATTCTTGAAAGTTGcatttttgactttatttatgTCTCTTTTATAAAGTCTCAATGCAGGAATCATGTCTCCTCCATTCACTCTTTCAAAAGACAACATAGAATTGCAGTTTGCAACCAACCATATTGGTATGTCaatgttaatgacttaatgtttATTAAACACAAAAAAGAAAGATAATGTAAAATGAAAATGTTCTTTAGTAAAACATGTtcttatgtttttgttttgttttaggtCATTTTCTTTTGACAAATTTGTTGTTGGATACAATGAAAAAAACTTCAAGTAAAACCCAAAAAGAAGGAAGGATAGTTGTTGTTTCATCTGAGCTTCAGAAGATGGCATACCCTGAGGGAATTAGGTTTGACAAGATCAACGATGAAAAGaggtattttattattattattattataacataATTCATAAAACAAATAATTCACTTGATTTTCTTGATTTCAGCTATAGTGCTTTTCATGCTTATGGGCAATCAAAGCTTGCTAATGCATTACATGCTAAGGAGCTATCAAGGTGCCTGAAGGTGATTGCTTTTGACTTTTTTCTTAGATAAAAATACAAACTTTTTTTTGACCCATGAATTTAATATACTTTTACTTTGGTGGAATCAGGAAGAAGGTGTGAACGTGAGTGTGAATTCATTACACCCTGGAGTTATTAAAACCAATCTTTTACGTAACCAAGGATTTGTGGCATCAATATTAAGCAAGATAGCTTTTAGTCTGTTGAAAAATATCCCACAAGGAGCTGCAACTACATGCTATGTAGCTTTGCATCCACAAGTGAAGGGTGTTAGTGGAGAGTATTTTGCTGATTGTAACATATCAAAAGCAAGCAAATATGTAGATGATTCAGAAATGGTTAAGAAGTTGTGGGATTTCAGTTTGGAGTTGACTGAATCAAGGAGACTATAAGGTTTTTATTTCTTGGTGCCTTGATTTTGTTTTGATAATGCTTGTTTGTTTGTTGGTGTGTTTGTATTTTAGACTTTTACTACATTGGAACAATGATTGTTGATGTTTATTGTAATTGTTGTCGAGTTTATATTGAATGAAAGATGAATTTTGTTTTGATAATGCTAGAAGGTGATAGATGTCCTCTCGTATGGTTAGTTTGAAATACTGAATTGAAACACTTTAGAAATTAATTACTTTTAACAACCATTCAATTAATTAAACTACGCAAAAGTCCCACAAACTTTAAATCTTTCAACAAACCAAAAGTATGTGTTAAAAGTTCCCCACTACACTACATATGGTCTCATTCCTAATGTTCCCGCACAAAAACAACATCATTTTGTTTCAAAACACAACCTACATTGGGTGTTACAACTTACTATCACACCAAAACCATGGTAAAaaaataagttacataaaaaaaaaactatgttagTCTTCTAACTTCAAAAGTCCACTTCTAAGGCTAGCATCTTCTGATCTTTTATCCTTGAACCTAAGATACGTGGCATAAACAAATACATAAGATAAAGTTGTATTGTCAACTACATGGGTTTGGGCATAATATCAAAACATTTGATAAAACAATCTTTTATTTCGACATACCTCATGCAATGTAATATGTATGTGATGCATGATCACAAACCAAATTAAAACCTTATGGGCCTTTCTGTATCATGACGGTATATATGCCATACAATCATACAATCATTCAATTATTTATTGATCTGAATCTTGGTTAATCATAAAATAACACCCTATCAACCTTAGCAAAATAGGAAGAACGGATCAAATTATTAAGTTATCGCTAAACATCTACTTCTTGAAGGGAAGTACGTTCCAAATAGAGTATTCCTTTATCCCATTCTTAGGATATCACGTGTAATGCCAAGTTTTTTGGTATGTTCTTCTTAAAATTCTTGTTTAAAGTTGTTGGATTCTCGGTGGCCACGGTGTGGTGAATGAGTCCCCACGACGTGACCATGGTCTGAGTTTGCATGAAGGTTAAATTGGAGCCACGGCGTGACAGTATATTGGCCACGACATGACCTCTATTtaatgggaaaccctaattttcggggtttgtGCCTCTAATGTGCGTGAATATTGGCAACCTTGTAATTAGTTGGGTAAATGAAATCtaatgtagtatttgtaatattccttctatttttttttttttttttttgtaattttaattAGTTAATCTTCTTGGAATATTCTCTTATACTTTATTATGGTTATTTAATAAAAGTTGATGCCTTGATGCCATGTATCATGTCACATACATAGTGTCTTTTTAACTATATAACCTCTTATATTTCCATCAGTTGGATTTTAATTTTGATTCATATATTTCAACCAATACATCAAGTAAATCCTATTATATATGTTATTTGGCGGCCACAAAATAAGCCTATTTATCTTTCCTCTACATCAAGTTTATAGCTCTTTGGATGCTAATTGTTACCAGCTCGAATTCCGTTCGTTTGTCTGTCCGTTTGTAATGTATTTTCAACCACGAATCATACGCTCACGCACCCTTTCTTTTCGGGCGTTGTAGTTTTCATGCTCTTGATTACGCTATTTTTGAATTTCTATACGGTTGTGGTGGGTGGGTGTGAATTTAGGTAGGTCTGACAATCGGGTTGGGTTCGAGTTAGCAGGTCAGGAAACATAAACTCAATCTAACTCATATAATATACGACttggcgggtcacgggttggtgggttggaaacctcaacccaacccatataacccgTTTAAGTATATATGTGTTCGCGGGTTCAAAAGTTAGTGGTTCGAACTCAAACCATATAACTTgtttaataaataaacaacatattttcaaaaatgaggttttttcaaagtaaagtcataaagtgaataaattaattaacataaaaaaaattaaaaaaaataaaaaggttttcaacataaattcataaaatcatTAATAtccaaataaaattgaaaaatgaaaacattCATACAAAGTGGATGTGCTATTCGTTCGTGACTTGTGAATATCTAAAAATGACAacatttgttttttcttttttgattagGGCACCACAAACACAAACTAGCCACATACAAATACAAAATGAATACAATGATTTCATTAATAATTAGATAtatctatttttttaaatataatatgtttgtgtgtgtgtgtgggtatatatatatatatatatatatatatatatatatatatatatatatatatatatatatatatatatatatatatatatatatatatatatatatatatatacgggttATTAACCCAAACAGATAACTCAACCCAACCTATGAATTGACGGGTTGACGAGTCAAAAAAGTCAACCCAAACCCGtctattacccccccccccccccccccccccccctaattttAGATGAAGAACCCTAAAAGGAAGCAAACAAATATTTGCAAGTATTTTAAGTAGTTTTCAATAGGTGGTTTCTCTCTTAATTTTATGGAGGAAATTGCTTGTAACTTGTGAGATGAAATTAcacttatattttaataaatcatcTACAGATTGGTTGTTGGAATGTTGGATTATAAATAAACTTGGCTTAATTAAATTGAATAAATTAAAGGAAAAGTTCCGTTCCCTGTCAGGTTTAAATTAATTATGTTTTCAAGTTTAAATGAATTTGTAATCTTAATGTCTGACACTGATAGAAATAGAACAAGTTTTTGTTTTCCATACGCTGGGTAAGTGTACCATGACTGCCTTCTGCTTTGGAGTCATTAATTACCCATCAAAGAGTTAGAGTATAACAAAAATGGACAGATCAAATAACCTCATAAAGTTACATCCTTTATAATCTTGTTAACCACTGTTTTAACTTTTTGGTATGTGTATATGCTAAAAATTCTTCTCTTTAAAGGTTCTTGATGGTCCTTTTCTCAAATCCGCTAATTGCTAGACTAACATAATATTAGGAGACCTTCGATGGTGGTTCCAagttgttgttgctgctgctgcttAGAAACTGCACGATTCTCTCCATCCGATATCTATTGGTCTCCAGGATACCAACCAGCTCAGCTTCAAGTTTCGCTTCCTCTGGGTCTTCAGGTTCACCAACCTGCATATTAGAGATAACTCATAGTATTTTGCTAAAAAGAACAAAACCCAAAATCCGGGCTCCATTACCCTCCTCAAAGATCTTAGGGTTTTCAGAACCTCAGCCAACTCAGCTTCAGCTTCCTTGGCACTTTTCACATGTTCCGAAATCTGCGTAGGCTATCAAAACATACATCATCTGATCTGATAATTCATAGAAAAACATCAACTTTCCCCAAACTCTACGACTCAAATTTCACCGATCGATGCAATTAAACAAACTCTAGGAGTGTGTGACGAGACCTGGCCACGCAAATATGCAGCTTGTTGCCCAACACCGCTTTCTGCTGTTTCCTCTCTGGTACAGGAGGAGAACGCCATCAAACAAAAAGAGATGTAACAAAGGTTGATTAATTATTTCACTATTCAATTAACAATGGAATAACTTACACCGGTAACATAAAACAACTTCAACAAACCTAGCCGTAGTAGACGCCATCAGTTCGCCTTCTTCCAAATCGCTCCAAACCAACCCAAACCCTAGCTTTCACCAACACTCACGGTATATATAACTACGTGTAAAATTTTGggtttatgtaaaaaaaaaatacccGAAATCggacctatattgtaattcggtTTTCAGGTATTCGGGTTTGAGGTCGGGTCGAATAATTATTGGGTATATCCGAAAATTTCTTAAGTGTCGCTTTTTgatctttttttttacatgttagTTGGTGGAGAAAATTTGAACAATAACCAAAAAAGGTAGGGGTGAGCATActaaccgaaaaaccgaaccataaTCAAATTAACCGATATAACCGAACCATAATAACCAAACTGTTTTAAAAACCGTTGGTTCgatttctaatttttgttaaccGATAACAAATGATTCGGTTATGGTTTTATAGGTTAACCGAACCATTATTAACTGAACCgctaattttatattttaatacatcaaaattatggattatatataaaataatattgtcaaacttatttaagacccattaaaatttcaaaatatatttCATTAATCCTCACATATCAGGAGACGAACATGCAATCAAACCATCAAAGGATGATCATGCAGATCATGCAGACACACACAATTTTCCAATCATACATTGAGTTAGATTATTGATTAATGTTGTAATTCTTAATCGGCTAATTCTATAATTTGTAAACATTATTCACGATTGTTTAGACTTTATGGTTCTATTCgaaggatttttttttaatttataatcaaAACTTCTAGGTAAGTTAAGTTTTTGGTTCTTCTTCACTTTGTGATATATTAagaatgtatttttttaattttctttttttgtttaccTTTTTTGACTTAATCACATTGAATGTATATGAGTGATTGGTTTTTTTTTATCCAGATAACACGTAATATAAATGTTTAgctattttattttatagttttttatttagagaaatttaaaaaaaaatagtcatttacactaatgacattacaaaaatagccaaaaaaaatcgaaattacaaaaatagccaacgatttcgcagatggagatgccccatctgcgaaatgagcTTCTCATCTGCAaaagtacaagcacctaaagcacagctgtgctttaggtgcttgtactttcgcagatgagaagctcCATCTGCGAAATGGAGCCTCATCTGCGAAATACCCTCGTTTTTTACTATATAAACGTTTTTTTTCTCCATTTTTCACCCTTctctacacaaaaactctctctatctttgggcttctctcggaattttgacttagtttttgaagaaaatggaggatCATTCGGCTCGGCCTAAAGAATGCCGGAGCAACCTACCAGAGGGCTATGACGGCCATCTTCCATGAGATGATGCATAGACTATGTGGATGACATAGTAGTCAAATCCAAGACAAGGGTCAATCACATAGAAGTCCCCCCGATTAGTCTTCGAGAGGCttaaaaaagaaaagaacacGGAGCGGTCAAATCAAACTCATGGGTTGGTTAAGCTGAGTAGGCGGTTGACTAGGCCTTTGCCTTGGCATATAGCCATGTTGGCCTTGATTTGGTGGACCGAGCGAGGATGATCTTCTTCATGATCGGCCAAGTCCGAAAGCTGCAAGAAAAGGGGGCCAGAGAGAAGGTCTTTTCATCACCTCCTTTGGCTCTTATTGGTTCTCTTCACGATGATTGGTCGGGGCCTTCGTTCCCTCTTTTAAGTAGAGAGATGTTCCCGCGGCGAAGAAGTGGAATGATCATCAGAAGGAGGTGAAGGGCTTAACAGCGCCTGGCGGGAATAAGAAAATAAGGAAATTGGGTAaacaatcccgcaaatatggttagattttaactcttttaatgtttaaagttattttttattttatcagttggtgtattatttagtgttaaaaaaaaagggtaattttgttgtgtttgatagttttaatatttCTTTAGTATACTTGAAGTTTAAATGCTATTTTGTTAGTGTTTGTTTGAATGTACAAGTAGAGACTGCgtagataatgtttacaatttgttattttagttgtttgtttagttgttgtataacctgaaaacttgtatattcttatcgtataattgtttatataaaacgaaaaatagttaaattatagtatgtgcaaaatagtcgtttgtatatatatttgtcgtataagtataacatttgtataagttgaaaatttgtcatatatatatattgttagaaattgtttgtgtttgtcatataagttgaaaatttgtataaAGTTGTTGTCGTATAAGTTGCGAAATTGTTAATTTGGTTGTCGCtttatttgaaaaattgtttgtttatatggttataaaatgttagttttaattagaaagataaaagttatttatatatttgtcgtttaagttgaaaatttgtttaataaaatgtttttataattatgtatgatattgttttttattgtaaatatatttgttgtataacttggaaaattgtttatatatgtgtatgttattgttttttatcagaaatatatatattagtaattaagaaattgtatttgcattactaattgtttatgtacttattgcagttcgtaatcatatattttaaaaagaaaatattttttagttctctaatttgtttttgtgttttttttttttgcagcatgATTTAAGTTTTATCAATACGAAAGCCTTTGTGAACTTAAAAGGTTCGGGCGGTAACATATGCGAAGTatttgaagttttagatgatgACAGACGTGCCATTTTCAGAGATACTGTCTTTGGTTATTTTATTgatgtccctcgtttacaaggggacgCATTATTGTTTCATAAAATGTTCCATCATCAGATCCGGTCGGACCCTGTTTTATCTCCAGATAGAATAAAACGATTATATTTTCGAGTAGGCAATACGAAAATGGTTTATGGGCCGAAAGAGTTTTTTTGATTACcggcttcaattttggggagtatccaaaaaacattAGGAGAAAATGATCGGAAAAATTATTAAGCAGTAAAAAAAGGTGTTTATTGTAACATGGCAACCTATGTCCGTTTCCTCCATAGAACCACAAAAAGCAAGGTGGTTCAAGCTCTTTGGACCtcaaaaggtccagatctagagtttagcactcaatgggacactatactcaaCTAAACAAGCCATAAAAAGGTATAGAAAACCGTAAATTCAATGCCCTTAAGCAAAACAGAAGGATAGGATCGAATAGCTACCTCAAACTTGAAGATCCAAGTTGAAAACCCACTGAAATGCAATCCtcttgacctccctttgctggaaacactttctccttgcaaaatcacaccaaaaatg of the Lactuca sativa cultivar Salinas chromosome 6, Lsat_Salinas_v11, whole genome shotgun sequence genome contains:
- the LOC111900369 gene encoding short-chain dehydrogenase TIC 32, chloroplastic — its product is MTWIFSLFNGPSGFSANSKAEDVTNGIDGAGLTAIVTGASSGIGLETARVLALRGVHVVMPVRNVELGQKVKASICEKIPNAKIDVMELDLSSQASVRDFASQYISKDLPLNILILNAGIMSPPFTLSKDNIELQFATNHIGHFLLTNLLLDTMKKTSSKTQKEGRIVVVSSELQKMAYPEGIRFDKINDEKSYSAFHAYGQSKLANALHAKELSRCLKEEGVNVSVNSLHPGVIKTNLLRNQGFVASILSKIAFSLLKNIPQGAATTCYVALHPQVKGVSGEYFADCNISKASKYVDDSEMVKKLWDFSLELTESRRL
- the LOC111900370 gene encoding uncharacterized protein LOC111900370 isoform X4 — encoded protein: MAFSSCTREETAESGVGQQAAYLRGQISEHVKSAKEAEAELAEVLKTLRSLRRVGEPEDPEEAKLEAELVGILETNRYRMERIVQFLSSSSNNNLEPPSKVS
- the LOC111900370 gene encoding uncharacterized protein LOC111900370 isoform X3; translated protein: MAFSSCTREETAESGVGQQAAYLRGQPTQISEHVKSAKEAEAELAEVLKTLRSLRRVGEPEDPEEAKLEAELVGILETNRYRMERIVQFLSSSSNNNLEPPSKVS
- the LOC111900370 gene encoding uncharacterized protein LOC111900370 isoform X1; protein product: MASTTAREETAESGVGQQAAYLRGQPTQISEHVKSAKEAEAELAEVLKTLRSLRRVMEPGFWVLFFLAKYYELSLICRLVNLKTQRKRNLKLSWLVSWRPIDIGWRESCSF
- the LOC111900370 gene encoding uncharacterized protein LOC111900370 isoform X2, with the translated sequence MASTTAREETAESGVGQQAAYLRGQISEHVKSAKEAEAELAEVLKTLRSLRRVMEPGFWVLFFLAKYYELSLICRLVNLKTQRKRNLKLSWLVSWRPIDIGWRESCSF